Proteins encoded within one genomic window of Nilaparvata lugens isolate BPH chromosome 11, ASM1435652v1, whole genome shotgun sequence:
- the LOC120353648 gene encoding uncharacterized protein LOC120353648, which yields MRLAAFEMLLDQNQGSSTGGRRGSGGTANTPTPAARLKSLFTGKPNDHKTLLGSPRLHKAIFRNSSRGDSGGESLNSPPLSPPEEEADVIPLQKEDPSSSPPTPDYPGLEYLPCSSQAPTVCQTHRPS from the exons ATGAGACTGGCGGCGTTTGAGATGCTACTCGACCAGAACCAGGGGAGCTCCACGGGGGGCCGGAGGGGCTCGGGAGGGACCGCCAACACCCCCACCCCCGCTGCTCGGCTCAAGAGCCTCTTCACCGGCAAACCAAATGATCACAAGACTCTGCTAG GCTCACCAAGACTACACAAAGCAATATTTAGAAACTCATCTCGGGGTGATTCCGGAGGCGAATCCCTCAACTCACCTCCTCTATCGCCTCCTGAGGAGGAAGCTGACGTCATCCCG ttgcagaagGAAGACCCAAGCAGCAGTCCCCCCACTCCGGACTATCCAGGCTTGGAGTACCTCCCGTGTTCGAGCCAGGCACCTACAGTCTGTCAGACGCATCGACCATCCTGA
- the LOC120353570 gene encoding uncharacterized protein LOC120353570, which produces MGSRKSKPVEVTGDPSTSLECYRPFGSVISPMSNQNNPSTHVRELFMKIGTNLGQITAYYEHVHEPRSITTNTLPPTQSVSLTTLAPLNLSKPGVKVFSKTKIPCENFTKTSEIIYDTPKPVVKAKPVVSQSSDYMVMNRKS; this is translated from the exons ATGG GTAGTAGAAAATCCAAACCTGTAGAGGTAACTGGCGATCCCTCCACATCCCTTGAATGCTATAGACCATTTGGTTCAGTTATTAGCCCCATGTCTAATCAAAACAATCCCAGTACGCACGTTCGCgaacttttcatgaaaataggAACTAATTTGGGTCAAATAACAGCGTACTATGAGCACGTACATGAACCTCGAAGTATAACTACTAATACTCTACCACCAACTCAATCGGTTTCGTTGACCACACTTGCGCCACTTAATTTGTCTAAACCGGGAGTAAAAGTTTTCTCTAAGACGAAAATTCCTTGTGAAAATTTTACGAAAACGAGTGAAATTATCTATGATACACCCAAACCAGTCGTGAAGGCTAAACCAGTAGTTTCGCAGAGTAGTGATTATATGGTCATGAATCGGAAATCgtaa